The genomic region CGGGGGAGCGTTTAGATAATGTGATGACAACCATGGGAAAAGCCCTGGGAAAGTCCTATGAAGAAATGGCCGCCACTTTTAAAGCTTTATCTCCTTTAAATCGGTTTGTGAATGCAGAAGATATTGCCAGTATGGTTGTCTATCTGGCCTCCGATAAAGCAAAAAATATAACCGGCCAGGATATTAACGTATGTGCCGGGATCATTATGTATTGAAAAGACCTGGGACAATGGGCGGCGGATGACTGGTCATTCCCTGCCGCCCACTTCCCACAGCTCACCATCTCCCCGTGTTGATTTCTGCTATTTTGCTCGCAGCCGGTGAATCCCGAAGAATGGGAGAGTTAAAGCAACTTCTTCCTTTTAGGGAAAAGACCGTGATCGAACAGAGTATTGACAATCTCCTAAACTCTCAAGTGGATAAAATTTTGGTCGTCTTGGGTTATGAATGGAAGCGAATTTTGGAAAAAATTCAGCATTTACCCGTGACCATTGTCGTGAATGAAAATTACCGCCGGGGGATGCTCTCTTCCATCCAGTGTGGCCTTCAGGTTTTATCGGAGTCGAACCAGGCTATCCTGGTCATGCTGGGGGATCAACCCCATATTCCTTCCTCTGTGATTGACCAACTCATCGAAGCTTATCGGCAGGGAACCCACGGAATTATTATCCCCAAATACGAAGGGAGGCGGGGCCATCCTGTTCTCCTGGATGGGAAATATCGGGAGGAAATTTTAAAGACCGATCCTGCTAATCCTCTTGGACTTAACCACATAGTTCGATCTCATCCCGAAGATATACTGGAAATTTCTGTAACGGTTCCGGCTATTATCCAGGATATGGATACCCCCGAGGATTATATCAGGATAAAAGATGAGAGATGAAAGTGTGTGGGAGTGTGGGGATATGGGAGTGTGGGAGTATGGGAGTTTATTTTTTATACGCTATACTCCCATACCCCCACACTCCCATACCTTCCTACTTCCCCTTTTTCATGGTCCTTTGTTCCAGAACTTTTCTTCATCATAAAAAAAGGTAATCCATTCGGGAGGGAGTTCTTCAACGTAAAAATCCGGAGTAATCCGAGAGTGGGTTTTTTTATATAAAACCGCGGTTTTTAATTGAATTCCAGGATATTCCTTCTGAAGATATTCCATACCATAGATTAAAGTTTCTCCGCCATCTACCAGATCATCGACCAAAATTCCCTGTCCCTGGATTTTATCCAGGCTGGCCAAATGTTTGCTAAAAATCGGTTTTTGGAGAATGGGAGCCTGACCTTTGGATTCGTCGGGGTACCGCTTGCTGATCATCAAAGCGATGGGGGCTTTTAAAGCTTTAGAGATAAAAAAACTGGGCGGCAGACCTCCACGGGCAATTCCTATGACGAAATCAAAGGATTCTCCACTTTCCACGATCATCTTACAAAGCCGAAAGATATCATCATGATATTTTTTGAAGTCTACGAAGATCATTTTTTAATGGATGGTGGTTGATGGGCCTTGTCCGATCCTTTTACTCCCCCCTATCCCCCCGTCCTCTCTTTTAAGGGCAGGGTTTGTAATTTAACCCTTTCGACTTCCCTTCCCCGGTAGGGAAGGGGAAAGTTGAGACATAGGCAATCTTCCTACCTCTTGCAAAGGTTCATAGCTTTCAAATGGGAGTCTGAAGCTTTCAATCCTTATCCTGGCATGTATACCCCGATTCTCTCTTCTTACCTCGGGAAGGGGTCAGGTCAAAAACTTACCCCGGAACGCATTATACTCTGCCTGCCGTCCTTAAATTTCGTGTGGGAGGCTTTCTCTCCGTCCGGCATCGGTTATGAGGATAAAGGTTATGTTTTCTTGCAGTTCTGGAATGGTTTTTGCCCCGCAATAACTCATCCCGGAACGCAGGCCTCCTTCTAATTGGAAAAGAATATCCACCACACTCCCTTGATAGGGAATTTCTGTTTCGACCCCTTCGGGAACGATACTGATTAAATTTTCAGTTCGTAAAGAA from Candidatus Limnocylindrales bacterium harbors:
- a CDS encoding nucleotidyltransferase family protein, encoding MLISAILLAAGESRRMGELKQLLPFREKTVIEQSIDNLLNSQVDKILVVLGYEWKRILEKIQHLPVTIVVNENYRRGMLSSIQCGLQVLSESNQAILVMLGDQPHIPSSVIDQLIEAYRQGTHGIIIPKYEGRRGHPVLLDGKYREEILKTDPANPLGLNHIVRSHPEDILEISVTVPAIIQDMDTPEDYIRIKDER
- a CDS encoding phosphoribosyltransferase family protein, translated to MIFVDFKKYHDDIFRLCKMIVESGESFDFVIGIARGGLPPSFFISKALKAPIALMISKRYPDESKGQAPILQKPIFSKHLASLDKIQGQGILVDDLVDGGETLIYGMEYLQKEYPGIQLKTAVLYKKTHSRITPDFYVEELPPEWITFFYDEEKFWNKGP